One Oligoflexus sp. DNA window includes the following coding sequences:
- a CDS encoding 7TM diverse intracellular signaling domain-containing protein, whose amino-acid sequence MFSSLKAAWAQTGVPTLDLRDAEVSYEQGLVIAPDWEVYWHQFLSPEDLQSGKGLLNGVLNQSVFQKLEGVMVQGNLEKFGYATFRSRVILPPSPQPLVLNMMKMLVPAKIWIDGRLAYEHGRVSADPDEVQEVYMPIRIDLQPRPEGNEIIVQMANYDTNFMGLHRPLIVTEKKIYEIKQRTRLIADFFLVGAAIVMSFYHFALFLIRRSEPAARNFAIFCLIVAIRSLVMSDGFLAVWAELFGPMNGNWGHRIEMLGFSMGVIFFYSFLANLFPKEVPKFLTVIVISASIAYTLLIAFFTSKVHHTLLKPYQLLIVTAGFVVLYSLALAVKRRREGAGIFVLGFIVLFGAVINDILLANRLINSFDMVALGLFCFVFFQSVILSRRFAKAFEQVSIAEKEIRTLNDDLELKVIERTQTIRTILDNVRSGFLMIDQDYLVQEGFTRSCWEILGPQVAPRVSFAELFDLSPRERGLLELSLKQAFEDSLPEDVALAQIPNRYTLGRKVVALQGSLVRNSLGKPESLLLSISDASQLVKAEQESSKNRSLLKIISEKTSFRAFLKDSLESLGSCMDLIEEQKQKDVALVLHTLKGNFALYGLEPIASFIHEIEEKKVLTKLDIKAIIQTVDEFIQLNGPILGLNSGLSQEAYEISSQSLQKLEVDLQKASINRSAMQVVQGWLRDVRMVPVRELLGPIEANVSRVAEALGKHVHFEMKGADLKVDPERMRHPLKNLIHAVVNSIDHGIEYPEERGSKDGTGRVTLTFAYDEMAYLRVDVTDDGRGLDLDLIRVRALEKGLVTPEQLEAMDDTEVQTLIFRQGFSTKSDVSEFSGRGVGIAALDNAVKSLGGQIRIRSLAGRGTTIEISIPTEQTLALLTGIA is encoded by the coding sequence TTGTTCTCCAGCCTCAAGGCCGCATGGGCCCAGACGGGTGTGCCCACTCTCGATCTGCGGGATGCAGAGGTGAGCTATGAGCAGGGCCTCGTGATCGCTCCCGACTGGGAGGTTTACTGGCATCAGTTCCTGAGCCCCGAGGATCTGCAATCGGGCAAGGGCCTCCTGAACGGAGTCCTCAATCAGAGCGTCTTCCAAAAGCTGGAAGGCGTGATGGTGCAGGGCAATCTTGAAAAATTCGGCTATGCGACATTCCGCAGTCGCGTGATCCTGCCTCCCTCGCCCCAGCCTCTGGTCTTAAATATGATGAAGATGCTGGTGCCGGCGAAGATCTGGATCGACGGGCGGCTGGCTTATGAGCACGGTCGGGTCAGTGCTGATCCCGATGAGGTGCAGGAAGTCTATATGCCGATCCGCATCGATCTTCAGCCGCGGCCCGAAGGCAACGAAATCATCGTGCAAATGGCCAATTATGATACGAACTTCATGGGCCTGCATCGCCCTCTGATCGTGACTGAAAAGAAAATCTATGAGATCAAGCAAAGGACGAGGTTGATCGCGGATTTCTTCCTGGTCGGCGCGGCGATCGTCATGAGCTTCTATCACTTCGCTCTCTTTCTGATCCGGCGGAGCGAGCCGGCCGCTCGCAACTTCGCCATCTTCTGTTTGATCGTGGCCATCCGCTCCCTGGTGATGTCGGACGGTTTTTTGGCTGTTTGGGCGGAACTCTTCGGCCCGATGAACGGCAACTGGGGGCATCGGATCGAGATGCTCGGCTTCAGCATGGGCGTGATCTTCTTCTATAGCTTCCTGGCGAACCTTTTCCCCAAGGAAGTTCCGAAATTTTTGACTGTGATCGTGATCTCGGCCAGCATCGCTTATACCCTCCTGATCGCCTTCTTCACGAGCAAGGTGCACCATACCCTTCTGAAGCCCTATCAGCTTTTGATCGTGACGGCCGGTTTCGTTGTCCTTTATTCCCTGGCTCTGGCTGTCAAACGGCGCCGTGAGGGGGCAGGGATTTTCGTCCTGGGCTTCATCGTGCTCTTTGGAGCGGTGATCAACGACATACTCCTGGCGAACCGTTTGATCAATAGCTTCGACATGGTGGCCCTGGGGCTCTTCTGCTTTGTCTTCTTCCAATCCGTGATCCTTTCCCGGCGCTTTGCCAAGGCCTTTGAACAGGTGAGCATCGCCGAAAAAGAAATCCGCACCCTGAACGATGACCTGGAGCTGAAGGTCATCGAAAGGACCCAGACCATCCGGACGATCCTGGATAACGTCCGCAGCGGCTTTTTGATGATTGATCAGGATTATTTAGTGCAGGAAGGCTTCACGCGATCCTGCTGGGAAATCCTCGGTCCCCAGGTGGCGCCGCGGGTGTCCTTTGCCGAACTCTTCGACCTTTCACCCCGCGAACGGGGGCTTTTGGAACTGTCCTTGAAGCAGGCGTTCGAGGACTCCCTGCCCGAAGACGTGGCGCTGGCCCAGATCCCCAATCGTTATACCCTGGGGCGCAAGGTCGTGGCCCTGCAGGGTTCGCTCGTTCGCAACAGCCTCGGCAAGCCGGAGTCGCTGCTTCTTTCCATATCCGACGCTTCGCAGCTGGTCAAAGCCGAGCAGGAATCGAGCAAGAATCGCTCCCTTCTGAAGATCATCAGCGAGAAGACCAGTTTCCGGGCGTTCCTGAAAGATTCTTTGGAATCCCTCGGCAGCTGCATGGATCTGATCGAAGAGCAAAAGCAGAAGGACGTCGCCCTCGTTTTGCATACGCTGAAGGGCAACTTCGCGCTCTATGGCTTGGAGCCGATCGCCAGTTTCATTCATGAGATCGAAGAGAAAAAGGTTCTGACCAAACTCGATATCAAGGCCATCATCCAAACCGTGGACGAATTCATTCAGCTGAATGGACCGATCCTCGGCCTGAACAGTGGATTGAGTCAGGAAGCGTACGAAATCAGCAGCCAGTCGCTGCAGAAGCTGGAAGTGGATCTGCAGAAGGCCAGCATCAACCGCAGCGCCATGCAGGTGGTCCAGGGTTGGTTGCGGGATGTTCGCATGGTGCCGGTACGGGAGCTTTTGGGGCCGATCGAAGCCAACGTTTCCCGAGTGGCCGAAGCCTTGGGCAAGCATGTGCATTTTGAAATGAAGGGCGCGGACCTGAAGGTGGATCCTGAACGCATGCGGCATCCTTTGAAAAACCTGATTCATGCTGTGGTCAATAGCATAGATCACGGTATTGAATATCCCGAGGAACGGGGCAGCAAGGATGGAACAGGCCGCGTGACCCTGACCTTTGCTTATGATGAGATGGCCTATCTGCGGGTCGATGTCACGGATGATGGCCGGGGTCTTGACCTGGACCTGATTCGCGTGCGCGCGCTGGAAAAAGGTTTGGTGACGCCCGAGCAGTTGGAGGCGATGGATGATACGGAAGTGCAGACCCTGATTTTCCGTCAGGGCTTCTCGACCAAGAGTGATGTTTCCGAATTTTCAGGCCGCGGCGTGGGCATCGCGGCCTTGGATAATGCGGTCAAATCCCTGGGTGGACAGATCCGCATCCGCAGCCTGGCCGGTCGCGGGACCACGATTGAAATCAGCATACCCACCGAGCAGACCCTGGCGCTCCTTACCGGTATCGCGTAA
- a CDS encoding S8 family peptidase has protein sequence MRAFVLCAAVVSALVSSSLLATTLLDPDNPNRIPDHYIVKLKSDANRDSVSSADYVLQEADRLQMNYGIKVLQQYTHVFPGFSIKAQDDQIEALLQDPNVERVEVNRIVRINAVQASATWGLDRVDARSGLDRTYNYTSTGQGVHAYIIDTGTRTTHSEFKGRVGQGFSSINDGNGTNDCNGHGTHVSGTIGGTTYGVAKNVTVHGVRVLGCDGSGDDAGVIAGIDWVAKNANKPAVANMSLGGDKSQSLDEAVQAAVKSGVVFVVAAGNENQNACNVSPSNVPEAITVGATTRTDNRASYSNFGRCVDIFAPGSSITSAWRSNDTATSTISGTSMASPHVAGVVALYLEENPRATPAQIDALVKKNATPNIVKNPGTASPNLFLYSNPAAALE, from the coding sequence ATGCGTGCTTTCGTTCTGTGTGCCGCTGTCGTCAGTGCATTGGTCAGTAGCAGTCTCCTTGCGACTACGCTTCTTGATCCTGATAATCCAAACCGCATACCAGATCATTACATCGTGAAATTGAAAAGTGATGCGAATCGCGACAGCGTGAGTTCCGCGGATTACGTTCTGCAGGAAGCCGATCGCCTGCAGATGAATTATGGGATCAAGGTGCTTCAGCAGTATACCCATGTTTTCCCGGGATTCTCGATCAAGGCCCAGGATGACCAGATCGAAGCCCTTCTTCAGGATCCCAATGTCGAGCGGGTGGAAGTCAACAGGATCGTTCGCATCAATGCCGTGCAGGCCTCGGCGACCTGGGGTCTGGATCGTGTGGATGCCCGCAGTGGCTTGGACCGGACTTATAATTACACCAGCACCGGGCAGGGCGTTCATGCCTATATTATTGATACAGGCACGCGCACGACCCACAGCGAATTCAAGGGCCGGGTCGGTCAGGGCTTTTCGTCGATCAATGATGGCAACGGCACGAATGATTGCAATGGCCACGGCACGCACGTATCCGGAACGATCGGCGGCACGACCTATGGTGTGGCGAAAAACGTGACGGTTCACGGCGTTCGCGTGCTGGGCTGCGACGGCAGCGGTGATGACGCGGGCGTGATCGCCGGAATAGATTGGGTCGCGAAAAATGCCAACAAGCCTGCCGTGGCCAACATGAGCCTCGGCGGAGACAAGTCGCAGTCTTTGGATGAAGCCGTGCAGGCTGCCGTGAAATCCGGGGTGGTCTTCGTGGTCGCCGCCGGCAACGAAAATCAGAACGCCTGCAATGTGTCCCCTTCGAACGTTCCCGAGGCCATCACCGTAGGGGCCACGACCCGGACCGATAATCGCGCGTCCTATTCGAACTTCGGCAGGTGCGTGGACATCTTTGCTCCAGGTTCCAGCATCACCAGCGCCTGGCGAAGCAATGATACAGCCACCAGCACGATCAGCGGAACCTCGATGGCATCCCCGCACGTAGCGGGCGTCGTGGCGCTTTATCTGGAAGAAAATCCGCGGGCGACACCAGCCCAGATTGATGCTCTGGTGAAAAAGAATGCGACGCCCAATATCGTGAAAAATCCGGGTACCGCATCGCCGAACCTTTTCCTTTACTCGAATCCAGCGGCTGCACTGGAATAA
- a CDS encoding 50S ribosomal protein L11 methyltransferase → MEVIELTLTPQGCREALVARLEELGFTDYIEGSCDQLDADDGEEQAWVDAFERGALELPLVIYSYDESVMLQLVSDLKAQFGQQLDIQWRRIADAIWQTAWEPAFEALTTERFFISDHQAKQDPGSRQRIRLESGLVFGSGQHATTQAMVRLMEKVCAKPAPGSRFLDVGTGTGVLALVAHYLGYADLMGTDIEPEALAVARRNQSLNAVPFPLIEGSLPPADEVFETIACNILPPTLTHLLPALQQRLKAGGLLLLAGFHEANVEPILRAAAALGMKEAQRIVERGWIALALTRQGL, encoded by the coding sequence ATGGAAGTCATCGAACTCACATTGACGCCACAAGGGTGCCGCGAAGCCCTGGTGGCCCGGCTGGAGGAACTCGGTTTCACCGATTATATCGAAGGCAGCTGTGATCAGCTGGACGCGGATGATGGCGAAGAACAGGCCTGGGTGGACGCCTTTGAGCGAGGCGCGCTGGAACTGCCTCTGGTGATCTACAGTTATGACGAAAGCGTCATGCTGCAGCTCGTGTCGGACTTGAAGGCGCAATTTGGCCAGCAGCTCGATATTCAATGGCGGCGGATTGCTGATGCGATCTGGCAGACGGCGTGGGAGCCGGCCTTTGAGGCTTTGACGACGGAACGCTTTTTCATCAGCGACCATCAGGCGAAACAGGATCCGGGTTCACGTCAGCGCATACGTTTGGAAAGCGGGCTGGTCTTTGGATCGGGGCAGCATGCGACCACCCAGGCCATGGTCAGGCTCATGGAAAAAGTATGCGCGAAGCCTGCGCCGGGTTCCCGCTTTTTGGATGTGGGAACCGGCACGGGCGTGCTGGCTTTGGTTGCGCATTATCTGGGATATGCGGACCTCATGGGAACTGACATCGAGCCTGAGGCTTTGGCCGTGGCGCGGCGCAATCAAAGTTTGAATGCCGTGCCTTTTCCTTTGATCGAAGGCAGCCTGCCACCCGCGGATGAAGTCTTTGAGACGATTGCGTGCAATATTCTGCCGCCCACGCTGACCCATCTCCTGCCGGCTTTGCAGCAGCGTTTGAAAGCGGGTGGACTTTTGCTTCTGGCTGGTTTTCATGAAGCGAATGTGGAGCCGATCCTCCGCGCAGCGGCGGCTTTGGGCATGAAGGAAGCGCAGCGCATCGTGGAACGGGGCTGGATCGCCCTGGCTTTGACCCGCCAAGGCTTATAA
- a CDS encoding peptidylprolyl isomerase, protein MIAGQNSVVLMDYTVKDDEGNLIDTSAGQDPLAFILGMGNIIPGLERAFIGKKKGDSFQVRVKPEEGYGERDEALVEVVPRTQFSGIKDLRPGMQLQAQTDDEVMVVTVVKLTDKEVTVDANHPLAGKTLNFDVAVVDVRTATQEELAHGHVHGVGGHHH, encoded by the coding sequence ATGATCGCAGGACAAAATTCAGTCGTTCTCATGGATTATACCGTCAAAGACGACGAGGGCAATTTGATCGATACGTCCGCTGGCCAGGACCCATTGGCTTTTATTTTGGGCATGGGTAACATCATTCCTGGTCTTGAGCGCGCCTTCATCGGCAAGAAGAAGGGCGACTCCTTCCAGGTTCGCGTGAAACCTGAAGAAGGCTACGGTGAAAGAGACGAGGCTCTGGTTGAAGTTGTGCCCCGCACACAGTTCTCGGGCATCAAGGACCTCCGTCCTGGCATGCAGCTTCAGGCTCAGACTGACGACGAAGTCATGGTTGTGACCGTTGTTAAATTGACTGATAAAGAAGTCACTGTGGATGCGAACCATCCGCTGGCTGGCAAAACCCTTAACTTTGACGTGGCTGTTGTTGACGTCAGAACCGCGACTCAGGAAGAACTGGCTCATGGTCACGTTCATGGAGTCGGTGGTCACCACCACTGA
- a CDS encoding sensor histidine kinase produces the protein MKRWIAFWQQASGYGCQPAMALPERKRIRLTNQSSLVLTLLIALYALVFGLYGPAPLGLITWGVALLFATIPALNKISRGAVAVRYGFLLLSFISIFIYSLLVGKESGIHLFFISAIATPFIVLDMRRPFLIFVFCMIPLLLIFTLELFLYDLVQPLAFSRRTQRLIYLMMLPSAAMTTFLYSGYFYLINQISEKELHASIQDLSHSKKLIEDQQLQLATASRLSAIGELSGSIAHEVNNPLSIILGYTELITKLLRMEPLDRERILQTCDKILKTVSRINRIVVGLRKLSREGQDDPLERANLKEVIEDALSVCTESLAQLDIELRVHLPEEPCLCLCRPLQISQVLLNLIQNAKDAVQGLSTRWIEIEIKGEGTWFRILVKDSGVIRDPEILSRIGQPFFTTKPPGIGTGLGLSISRKIMAAHGGRIELDKEASSTTFVMQLPREAQTS, from the coding sequence GTGAAAAGATGGATAGCATTCTGGCAACAGGCCTCAGGCTATGGATGCCAACCGGCAATGGCGCTCCCGGAGCGCAAGCGGATCCGTCTCACCAATCAGTCCTCCCTTGTTCTCACGCTCCTGATCGCTCTTTACGCCCTGGTCTTCGGCCTCTACGGTCCTGCGCCTCTCGGCCTCATCACCTGGGGTGTCGCCCTTCTCTTTGCAACCATTCCCGCCTTGAATAAAATCAGCCGCGGCGCGGTCGCTGTACGCTATGGCTTTCTCCTGCTCAGCTTCATCAGCATCTTCATCTATAGCCTTCTGGTCGGCAAAGAGAGCGGCATTCATCTTTTTTTCATTTCCGCGATCGCCACGCCCTTCATCGTCCTGGACATGCGGCGACCCTTTCTGATCTTCGTCTTCTGCATGATTCCCTTGCTGCTGATTTTTACGTTGGAGCTTTTTCTTTATGACCTTGTGCAGCCCCTCGCCTTCTCCCGACGCACGCAGAGGCTGATTTACCTGATGATGCTGCCCTCGGCGGCTATGACGACGTTTCTTTATTCGGGCTATTTCTATCTGATCAATCAGATCAGTGAAAAAGAGCTGCACGCCAGCATCCAGGATCTTTCTCACAGCAAAAAACTGATCGAAGACCAGCAGCTGCAGCTGGCCACGGCCTCGCGCCTTTCCGCCATCGGTGAACTCTCGGGCAGCATCGCCCATGAAGTCAATAATCCTTTATCCATCATTCTGGGCTATACGGAACTTATTACGAAGCTTCTGCGCATGGAACCACTGGATCGGGAGCGCATCCTTCAGACCTGCGATAAAATTCTGAAGACCGTCAGTCGCATCAATAGAATCGTGGTGGGTCTGCGTAAACTCTCGCGCGAAGGACAGGATGATCCTTTGGAAAGAGCCAATCTGAAAGAGGTTATCGAAGACGCCCTCTCCGTCTGCACAGAAAGCCTGGCTCAACTCGATATCGAGCTGCGGGTGCATCTGCCCGAGGAGCCCTGCCTTTGCCTCTGCCGTCCCCTGCAGATCTCGCAGGTGCTCCTGAATCTGATTCAAAATGCCAAGGACGCCGTCCAGGGTCTCAGCACGCGCTGGATTGAAATTGAAATCAAAGGGGAAGGTACCTGGTTCAGGATACTGGTGAAGGACAGCGGCGTGATTCGGGATCCGGAGATTCTTTCCCGCATTGGCCAGCCTTTTTTCACGACCAAGCCGCCGGGCATCGGCACGGGCCTCGGGCTCAGTATTTCACGAAAAATCATGGCGGCGCATGGGGGCCGTATCGAACTGGATAAAGAGGCCAGCTCCACGACCTTTGTCATGCAGCTGCCTCGCGAGGCGCAAACTTCCTAA
- a CDS encoding response regulator, with protein MSKKVMIVDDSKTARREIVRLVHNLGLMAFEAENGRYGLELVRNRTDIGLIFCDINMPEMNGLEFLEALRKEANHKDTPVIMLTSEAAEDVLNKAKEFGIKGWILKPAQPNSVKSLLEKFCA; from the coding sequence ATGAGCAAAAAGGTGATGATTGTCGATGATTCCAAAACCGCACGTCGCGAAATCGTGCGACTCGTGCATAATTTGGGATTAATGGCCTTCGAAGCGGAAAACGGCCGTTACGGGCTGGAGCTGGTGCGGAACAGAACGGATATTGGTCTCATCTTCTGCGACATCAATATGCCCGAAATGAATGGATTGGAATTCCTGGAGGCTTTGCGCAAGGAAGCCAATCACAAGGATACGCCGGTGATCATGCTCACCAGCGAAGCCGCCGAAGACGTTCTGAACAAGGCCAAGGAGTTTGGCATCAAGGGTTGGATCCTGAAGCCCGCCCAGCCGAATTCGGTGAAATCACTTTTGGAAAAATTTTGCGCCTGA
- a CDS encoding DsbA family protein produces the protein MSSGLLVSVLIGGLGIGGAVGYMAGATTKKAGAPAATSSAAPAQNTAWFSYDGQTYDTASLPSQVQTAIYQADMEAHNQKLGMIREFAMRIALSKEQGKFTTLDKLPQLDTLLTFTPPTDAQAKEFYEQNKDKVQGMSYEQIAPRIKEFMAQQGKMQTFQKEWDRLTKSGKLKILAQEPGSPNVSIPVEMFPSRGDGKDVLVEVSDYLCPHCAEVQPEIKKLEEKLKGKLKFVQVNFSLRPTQLSGAIAEGAFCASKQSTEGFWKYHDVAFSKPVGSMNDSYDVAKVKPIAEGAGLNVADWEACMKTQEPKDFVKKTAEIVNGLGVTGTPTFFLNNQRVNIHSPGELSSLVESKLAG, from the coding sequence ATGAGTTCTGGATTGTTGGTATCAGTTCTAATCGGTGGCCTCGGCATCGGCGGCGCTGTGGGTTACATGGCAGGCGCCACTACGAAGAAAGCCGGCGCACCAGCTGCGACAAGCAGCGCGGCACCTGCGCAAAACACCGCATGGTTCAGCTATGACGGCCAAACCTATGATACCGCGTCGCTGCCTTCGCAAGTGCAGACCGCGATCTATCAAGCCGATATGGAAGCCCACAATCAAAAGCTCGGCATGATCCGCGAGTTCGCCATGCGCATCGCTCTTTCGAAGGAGCAAGGCAAATTCACGACTCTCGATAAACTGCCCCAGCTCGATACTCTCCTGACCTTCACGCCTCCAACCGATGCGCAGGCCAAGGAATTCTATGAGCAGAACAAAGATAAAGTGCAGGGCATGAGCTATGAGCAGATCGCCCCACGCATCAAGGAATTCATGGCTCAGCAGGGCAAGATGCAGACCTTTCAAAAAGAATGGGATCGCTTGACCAAGTCGGGCAAGCTGAAGATCCTCGCCCAGGAGCCAGGTTCGCCGAACGTGAGCATCCCTGTGGAAATGTTCCCCTCTCGCGGCGACGGCAAGGACGTGCTGGTCGAAGTCTCCGACTACCTCTGCCCCCACTGTGCTGAAGTGCAGCCTGAAATCAAAAAGCTCGAAGAGAAGCTGAAAGGCAAGCTCAAGTTCGTCCAGGTGAACTTCTCTCTGCGTCCTACTCAGCTGAGCGGCGCGATCGCCGAAGGCGCTTTCTGTGCAAGCAAGCAGAGCACGGAAGGCTTCTGGAAATATCATGATGTGGCCTTCAGCAAGCCCGTCGGCAGCATGAACGATTCCTACGATGTGGCGAAAGTGAAGCCCATCGCCGAAGGCGCAGGTCTGAACGTGGCGGACTGGGAAGCCTGCATGAAGACTCAGGAGCCCAAGGATTTTGTGAAGAAGACAGCTGAGATCGTCAATGGCCTCGGCGTGACCGGAACACCGACCTTCTTCCTGAACAATCAGCGCGTGAATATCCATAGCCCCGGTGAGCTATCTTCCCTCGTGGAAAGCAAGCTGGCTGGTTGA